A window of the Diceros bicornis minor isolate mBicDic1 chromosome 28, mDicBic1.mat.cur, whole genome shotgun sequence genome harbors these coding sequences:
- the POMT1 gene encoding protein O-mannosyl-transferase 1 isoform X5, with amino-acid sequence MRPSPSAPAGAANRASSRAEGGSEGRAVSPPRAAGACNGRRPRRIRGVAGRGSGSAGTRRNARCPPSLLFYKMLGFLQRPVVVTADINLNIVALTAVGLLSRLWRLAYPRAVVFDEVYYGQYISFYMKRIFFLDGSGPPFGHMLLALGGYLGGFDGNFLWNRIGAEYSSNVPVWSLRLLPALAGALSVPMAYQILWELRFSHCAAMGAALLMLIENALITQSRLMLLESVLIFFNLLAVLSYLKFSNSQKHRPFSPSWWFWLALTGVACSCAVGIKYMGVFTYLLVLGVAGVHAWHLIGDQTLSNVCVLCHLLARAVALLVIPVIMYLLFFYVHLVLLCRSGPHDQIMSSAFQASLEGGLARITQGQPLEVAYGSQVTLRNVFGKPVPCWLHSHQNTYPMIYENGRGSSHQQQVTCYPFKDVNNWWIVKDPGRHQLVVNDPPRPVRHGDVVQLVHGMTTRFLNTHDVAAPLSPHSQEVSCYIDYNISMPAQNLWRLEIVNRESSTDVWKTILSEVRFVHVNTSAILKLSGAHLPDWGFRQLEVVGEKLSPGYHESMVWNVEEHRYGKSQEQKEREVELHSPTQMDLSRNLSFMARFSELQWRMLTVRSDDSEHKYSSTPLDWVTLDTNIAYWLHPTTSAQIHLLGNIVIWASASLATVVYTLLLFWYLLRRRRNICDLPEDSWLRWVLAGALCAGGWAVNYLPFFMMEKTLFLYHYLPALTFQILLLPVVLQHVSDHLCRSQLQRSLFSALVVAWYSCACHVFNTLCPLTYGDKSLSPSELRALRWKDSWDILIRKH; translated from the exons ATGCGTCCCTCCCCGTCGGCCCCCGCAGGCGCGGCGAATCGAGCGTCGAGCAGGGCGGAGGGTGGCTCGGAGGGCCGAGCGGTCTCGCCCCCGCGCGCGGCCGGAGCCTGCAACGGTCGGCGACCCCGGCGAATCCGAGGCGTGGCTGGGCGCGGGAGCGGCTCTGCCGGGACTCGAAGAAACGCGA GGTGTCCTCCCAGCCTGCTTTTCTACAAGATGTTGGGGTTTTTGCAGCGCCCTGTGGTGGTGACGGCTGACATCAACTTGAACATCGTGGCTCTGACTGCGGTGGGGTTGCTGAGCCGACTGTGGCGACTGGCCTATCCAAGGGCTGTGGT ttttgatgAAGTATACTATGGGCAGTACATCTCTTTCTACATGAAGCGGATCTTCTTTTTGGATGGCAGTGGACCGCCATTTGGCCACATGCTGCTGGCCTTGGGAG GTTATTTAGGAGGATTCGATGGTAACTTTTTGTGGAACAGAATTGGAGCAG AATACAGCAGCAACGTGCCTGTGTGGTCTTTGCGCCTGCTGCCGGCCCTCGCAGGGGCCCTGTCGGTCCCCATGGCCTACCAGATTTTGTGGGAGCTCCGCTTTTCTCATTGTGCCGCCATGGGAGCTGCTCTGCTGATGCTTATTG AGAACGCTCTGATCACTCAGTCAAGGCTAATGCTTTTGGAATCAGTGTTGATATTTTTTAACCTCTTGGCCGTGCTGTCCTACCTGAAgttctccaactcccagaaacaCAG GCCCTTCTCTCCGAGCTGGTGGTTCTGGCTGGCGCTGACGGGCGTGGCCTGCTCCTGTGCGGTTGG CATCAAATACATGGGTGTTTTCACGTACTTGCTCGTGCTCGGAGTGGCTGGCGTCCACGCCTGGCACCTGATAGGAGACCAGACTTTGTCAAAT GTCTGTGTGCTCTGTCACCTGCTCGCCCGGGCAGTAGCTCTGTTGGTCATCCCGGTCATCATGTACTTGCTCTTCTTCTACGTCCACTTGGTTCTGCTCTGCCGCTCTGGGCCCCACGACCAGATCATGTCCAGTGCTTTCCAAGCCAGCTTGGAG GGAGGGCTGGCTCGGATCacgcagggccagcccctggaggtGGCCTACGGCTCCCAGGTCACCCTGAGGAACGTCTTTGGCAAACCTGTGCCCTGCTGGCTTCATTCCCACCAGAACACCTACCCCATGAT ATACGAGAATGGCCGCGGCAGCTCCCACCAGCAGCAGGTGACCTGTTACCCCTTCAAGGATGTCAATAACTGGTGGATTGTGAAGGATCCCGGGAG GCATCAGCTGGTGGTAAATGACCCGCCGAGGCCCGTGCGGCACGGAGACGTCGTGCAGCTGGTGCACGGCATGACCACCCGCTTCCTGAACAC GCACGACGTCGCGGCTCCCCTGAGCCCCCACTCGCAGGAGGTCTCCTGCTACATCGACTACAACATCTCCATGCCCGCCCAGAACCTCTGGAGGCTG GAGATTGTGAACAGAGAATCCAGTACGGACGTTTGGAAGACCATCTTGTCAGAGGTTCGCTTCGTGCATGTGAACACGTCCGCCATCTTGAAG CTGAGTGGGGCACACCTCCCCGACTGGGGCTTTCGGCAGCTGGAGGTCGTCGGAGAGAAGCTGTCCCCGGGCTACCACGAGAGCATGGTGTGGAACGTGGAGGAGCACCGGTATGGCAAAA GCCAGGAGCAGAAGGAGAGGGAAGTGGAGCTGCACTCACCTACTCAGATGGACCTCAGCAGAAACCTGAGCTTCATGGCCAGATTCTCGGAGCTGCAG TGGAGGATGCTGACGGTGAGAAGTGATGACTCAGAACACAAGTACAGCTCCACGCCACTCGACTGGGTCACCCTGGACACCAACATCGCCTACTGGCTGCACCCCACGACCAGC GCTCAGATCCACCTGCTTGGGAACATCGTGATCTGGGCTTCAGCCAGCCTCGCCACGGTGGTGTACACTCTGCTCCTCTTCTGGTACCTGCTCAGACGCCGGAGGAATATCTGTGACCTCCCTGAGG ATTCCTGGCTGCGCTGGGTGCTGGCCGGGGCCCTGTGTGCCGGTGGCTGGGCCGTGAACTACCTCCCCTTCTTCATGATGGAGAAGACGCTTTTCCTCTACCACTACTTGCCTGCGCTCACCTTCCAGATCCTCCTGCTGCCTGTGGTGCTGCAGCACGTCAGCGACCACCTGTGCAG GTCCCAGCTCCAGAGGAGCCTCTTCAGCGCCCTGGTGGTGGCGTGGTACTCCTGCGCCTGCCACGTGTTTAACACGCTGTGCCCACTAACCTACGGGGACAAGTCGCTCTCACCCAGTGAACTCAGGGCACTTCGCTGGAAGGACAGCTGGGACATCTTGATCCGAAAACACTAA
- the POMT1 gene encoding protein O-mannosyl-transferase 1 isoform X6: MLGFLQRPVVVTADINLNIVALTAVGLLSRLWRLAYPRAVVFDEVYYGQYISFYMKRIFFLDGSGPPFGHMLLALGGYLGGFDGNFLWNRIGAEYSSNVPVWSLRLLPALAGALSVPMAYQILWELRFSHCAAMGAALLMLIENALITQSRLMLLESVLIFFNLLAVLSYLKFSNSQKHSRVPPADPERARRRVASACIRAVLGELFPALLSALPRPFSPSWWFWLALTGVACSCAVGIKYMGVFTYLLVLGVAGVHAWHLIGDQTLSNVCVLCHLLARAVALLVIPVIMYLLFFYVHLVLLCRSGPHDQIMSSAFQASLEGGLARITQGQPLEVAYGSQVTLRNVFGKPVPCWLHSHQNTYPMIYENGRGSSHQQQVTCYPFKDVNNWWIVKDPGRHQLVVNDPPRPVRHGDVVQLVHGMTTRFLNTHDVAAPLSPHSQEVSCYIDYNISMPAQNLWRLEIVNRESSTDVWKTILSEVRFVHVNTSAILKLSGAHLPDWGFRQLEVVGEKLSPGYHESMVWNVEEHRYGKSQEQKEREVELHSPTQMDLSRNLSFMARFSELQWRMLTVRSDDSEHKYSSTPLDWVTLDTNIAYWLHPTTSAQIHLLGNIVIWASASLATVVYTLLLFWYLLRRRRNICDLPEDSWLRWVLAGALCAGGWAVNYLPFFMMEKTLFLYHYLPALTFQILLLPVVLQHVSDHLCRYGALAATPQGLRVKGVINDDFSVTWNGFRSQKRHREGTTGFRGQSSGWLGDESNRRGWGPGRAFVA; this comes from the exons ATGTTGGGGTTTTTGCAGCGCCCTGTGGTGGTGACGGCTGACATCAACTTGAACATCGTGGCTCTGACTGCGGTGGGGTTGCTGAGCCGACTGTGGCGACTGGCCTATCCAAGGGCTGTGGT ttttgatgAAGTATACTATGGGCAGTACATCTCTTTCTACATGAAGCGGATCTTCTTTTTGGATGGCAGTGGACCGCCATTTGGCCACATGCTGCTGGCCTTGGGAG GTTATTTAGGAGGATTCGATGGTAACTTTTTGTGGAACAGAATTGGAGCAG AATACAGCAGCAACGTGCCTGTGTGGTCTTTGCGCCTGCTGCCGGCCCTCGCAGGGGCCCTGTCGGTCCCCATGGCCTACCAGATTTTGTGGGAGCTCCGCTTTTCTCATTGTGCCGCCATGGGAGCTGCTCTGCTGATGCTTATTG AGAACGCTCTGATCACTCAGTCAAGGCTAATGCTTTTGGAATCAGTGTTGATATTTTTTAACCTCTTGGCCGTGCTGTCCTACCTGAAgttctccaactcccagaaacaCAG CCGGGTACCACCAGCCGACCCCGAGAGAGCTCGGAGACGCGTGGCCTCTGCTTGCATTCGGGCAGTGCTTGGTGAGCTGTTCCCAGCTCTGCTTTCTGCTTTGCCCAGGCCCTTCTCTCCGAGCTGGTGGTTCTGGCTGGCGCTGACGGGCGTGGCCTGCTCCTGTGCGGTTGG CATCAAATACATGGGTGTTTTCACGTACTTGCTCGTGCTCGGAGTGGCTGGCGTCCACGCCTGGCACCTGATAGGAGACCAGACTTTGTCAAAT GTCTGTGTGCTCTGTCACCTGCTCGCCCGGGCAGTAGCTCTGTTGGTCATCCCGGTCATCATGTACTTGCTCTTCTTCTACGTCCACTTGGTTCTGCTCTGCCGCTCTGGGCCCCACGACCAGATCATGTCCAGTGCTTTCCAAGCCAGCTTGGAG GGAGGGCTGGCTCGGATCacgcagggccagcccctggaggtGGCCTACGGCTCCCAGGTCACCCTGAGGAACGTCTTTGGCAAACCTGTGCCCTGCTGGCTTCATTCCCACCAGAACACCTACCCCATGAT ATACGAGAATGGCCGCGGCAGCTCCCACCAGCAGCAGGTGACCTGTTACCCCTTCAAGGATGTCAATAACTGGTGGATTGTGAAGGATCCCGGGAG GCATCAGCTGGTGGTAAATGACCCGCCGAGGCCCGTGCGGCACGGAGACGTCGTGCAGCTGGTGCACGGCATGACCACCCGCTTCCTGAACAC GCACGACGTCGCGGCTCCCCTGAGCCCCCACTCGCAGGAGGTCTCCTGCTACATCGACTACAACATCTCCATGCCCGCCCAGAACCTCTGGAGGCTG GAGATTGTGAACAGAGAATCCAGTACGGACGTTTGGAAGACCATCTTGTCAGAGGTTCGCTTCGTGCATGTGAACACGTCCGCCATCTTGAAG CTGAGTGGGGCACACCTCCCCGACTGGGGCTTTCGGCAGCTGGAGGTCGTCGGAGAGAAGCTGTCCCCGGGCTACCACGAGAGCATGGTGTGGAACGTGGAGGAGCACCGGTATGGCAAAA GCCAGGAGCAGAAGGAGAGGGAAGTGGAGCTGCACTCACCTACTCAGATGGACCTCAGCAGAAACCTGAGCTTCATGGCCAGATTCTCGGAGCTGCAG TGGAGGATGCTGACGGTGAGAAGTGATGACTCAGAACACAAGTACAGCTCCACGCCACTCGACTGGGTCACCCTGGACACCAACATCGCCTACTGGCTGCACCCCACGACCAGC GCTCAGATCCACCTGCTTGGGAACATCGTGATCTGGGCTTCAGCCAGCCTCGCCACGGTGGTGTACACTCTGCTCCTCTTCTGGTACCTGCTCAGACGCCGGAGGAATATCTGTGACCTCCCTGAGG ATTCCTGGCTGCGCTGGGTGCTGGCCGGGGCCCTGTGTGCCGGTGGCTGGGCCGTGAACTACCTCCCCTTCTTCATGATGGAGAAGACGCTTTTCCTCTACCACTACTTGCCTGCGCTCACCTTCCAGATCCTCCTGCTGCCTGTGGTGCTGCAGCACGTCAGCGACCACCTGTGCAGGTACGGGGCCTTAGCGGCCACCCCTCAGGGACTCAGGGTCAAGGGAGTCATAAATGACGATTTCAGTGTGACGTGGAATGGGTTCAGGTCACaaaagaggcacagagaaggcacCACAGGGTTCAGAGGACAAAGCTCAGGCTGGTTGGGAGATGAAAGCAACCGACGTGGATGGGGACCCGGAAGGGCGTTTGTGGCCTAG